The Streptococcaceae bacterium ESL0687 genome has a segment encoding these proteins:
- a CDS encoding YihY/virulence factor BrkB family protein, translating into MSFYKSSEMDLSSIAVAYYFLLSTFPILMTFANILPYLNLDSSYVLKLFHDVLPEQLYGIVEVLIKSFLDKPSPGLLGIAIVSGFWTFSKGLSALQKAMNKAYKVDKHRDFILSRLIGLVSSFGIIILITLAIMVLTFGKTALTIVYNNISFDRGIYETLYNMTLPVITLLVFTALSLLYFLLPNVKIKKWRYVISGASFSTFVLVFLTKLFGDYVNRYVNKMMDFRMVGSLLTFALMLWFIFIAKILIFGAIINASVQSLYVDEFETRRGEFVSIIRSFGQTDRKTNKNPGKFFRKK; encoded by the coding sequence ATGAGTTTTTATAAAAGTTCTGAGATGGATCTTTCAAGTATTGCAGTTGCCTATTACTTTTTGCTGTCAACATTTCCCATTTTGATGACCTTTGCCAATATCCTGCCCTATCTTAATTTAGATAGTAGTTATGTTCTAAAACTCTTTCACGATGTTTTACCAGAGCAGCTTTATGGCATTGTCGAAGTCCTTATAAAAAGTTTTTTAGACAAGCCCTCACCTGGACTTCTAGGAATTGCTATTGTTTCAGGTTTTTGGACCTTCTCTAAAGGACTTTCAGCCCTTCAAAAGGCCATGAATAAGGCCTACAAGGTTGATAAGCATCGGGACTTTATTTTAAGTAGGTTGATTGGTCTTGTAAGTAGCTTTGGGATAATAATCTTAATAACCCTAGCAATTATGGTGCTCACCTTTGGAAAGACTGCCCTGACCATTGTTTATAATAATATCAGCTTTGACCGGGGGATTTACGAAACTCTTTATAATATGACCCTTCCGGTCATTACCCTTTTGGTCTTCACAGCCCTATCCCTCCTCTATTTTTTACTTCCCAATGTGAAAATAAAGAAGTGGCGCTATGTGATTTCAGGGGCATCATTTTCAACCTTTGTTTTGGTTTTTCTAACCAAACTTTTTGGAGATTATGTTAATAGATATGTTAACAAGATGATGGACTTTCGTATGGTTGGGAGCTTGCTTACCTTTGCTCTTATGCTGTGGTTCATCTTCATTGCAAAAATTTTAATCTTTGGAGCAATAATTAACGCTTCAGTTCAAAGTCTTTATGTTGACGAATTCGAAACCAGAAGGGGTGAATTTGTATCTATTATAAGGAGCTTTGGTCAAACTGATCGTAAGACAAACAAAAATCCAGGAAAATTTTTCAGAAAAAAATAA
- a CDS encoding acylphosphatase: protein MIKLRFIVSGRVQGVGFRWSTQSLARELGIKGQVWNNDDGSVEILAQADSASKLLLFEKKLREGVNSLARVDYLEKTPADFKSFKDFNVRL from the coding sequence ATGATTAAATTAAGATTTATCGTTTCAGGAAGAGTTCAGGGAGTAGGATTTCGTTGGAGCACCCAGAGTCTTGCTAGAGAGCTAGGAATCAAAGGACAGGTTTGGAATAATGATGACGGCAGTGTCGAAATTTTGGCCCAAGCAGATTCCGCTAGTAAACTTTTACTGTTTGAAAAAAAACTTAGGGAGGGAGTTAATTCCCTGGCAAGAGTTGACTACCTTGAAAAAACACCAGCTGACTTTAAAAGCTTTAAGGACTTTAATGTACGCCTGTAA
- a CDS encoding UPF0223 family protein: MSSNYSYPIDYSWSTQEMTDVLSFFNHVEKYYESKTLREDFLKSYNNFKKIVPSKMQEKQLDREFEATSGYSTYRAVQEAKKSDKKFISNSR; the protein is encoded by the coding sequence ATGAGTTCAAATTACAGCTATCCGATTGATTATTCGTGGAGCACGCAGGAAATGACCGACGTGCTCTCTTTTTTTAATCATGTGGAAAAATATTATGAAAGTAAGACTTTAAGAGAAGATTTTTTAAAGTCCTACAACAACTTTAAAAAAATTGTGCCCAGTAAAATGCAGGAAAAGCAACTAGATCGAGAATTTGAAGCGACTAGTGGCTATTCGACTTACCGGGCTGTACAGGAGGCGAAAAAAAGTGACAAAAAATTTATCAGTAATTCAAGATAA
- a CDS encoding HD domain-containing protein: MTFYDKPWEDDSEYMELIADLLVKPEVQKLDEYVHHHHTTRLIHSLNVSYQSFRIARKFGWKKREVARAGLLHDLFYYDWRETKFEEGSHAYVHPRIAYRNALKLTELSELERDIIIKHMWGATIAPPKYKESFVVTFVDKYCAVKERYIPLANKWREFRGTSKKIGIDS; the protein is encoded by the coding sequence ATGACATTCTACGATAAACCTTGGGAAGATGATTCAGAATATATGGAGTTGATTGCAGACTTACTCGTAAAGCCTGAGGTTCAAAAGCTTGATGAGTATGTTCACCACCACCATACAACAAGACTCATCCATTCCCTAAATGTTAGCTACCAAAGTTTTCGAATCGCTAGAAAATTTGGTTGGAAGAAAAGAGAAGTAGCCCGTGCTGGCCTTCTGCACGATCTTTTTTACTACGACTGGCGGGAAACCAAGTTCGAAGAAGGAAGTCATGCCTATGTTCACCCAAGGATTGCTTATAGAAATGCCCTTAAGCTAACTGAATTATCAGAGCTTGAGCGTGACATTATTATCAAGCATATGTGGGGAGCAACCATTGCACCACCTAAGTACAAGGAAAGTTTTGTCGTAACCTTTGTGGACAAGTATTGTGCTGTTAAAGAAAGATACATTCCTCTAGCCAATAAATGGCGTGAATTTAGGGGAACTTCAAAGAAGATTGGTATTGATTCTTAA
- a CDS encoding GtrA family protein gives MKSLKKLFQGEVFSYLFFGVLTTLIFIMAKMLSYKLFKSGLISEIVAQALAIIFAFLTNKFFVFKASQQKKTHVEFFEFLSTRLLLTFLASLVNWYFIDKNPDLLGKIFATNKEETVLLLTIALQVFTIVSNYLFSKFLIFRQK, from the coding sequence ATGAAATCACTTAAAAAATTATTCCAAGGGGAAGTGTTCTCCTATCTATTCTTTGGTGTCCTTACCACCCTTATCTTTATCATGGCCAAAATGCTTAGCTACAAGCTCTTTAAAAGTGGGCTAATTAGTGAGATAGTCGCCCAAGCCTTGGCCATTATCTTTGCCTTCTTGACCAACAAATTTTTTGTCTTTAAAGCCAGCCAGCAAAAAAAGACCCATGTTGAATTCTTTGAATTCTTATCTACAAGGCTTCTTCTGACCTTTCTAGCTTCTCTTGTAAACTGGTACTTTATCGATAAAAACCCAGATTTACTAGGCAAAATTTTTGCAACAAATAAGGAAGAGACAGTTCTTCTATTAACCATTGCCCTACAGGTTTTTACAATCGTAAGCAACTATCTTTTTAGTAAATTTTTAATCTTTAGGCAAAAATAA
- the spxA gene encoding transcriptional regulator SpxA: MIDLYISPSCTSCRKAKAWLAAHNVESREHNIMTQPMTADDLKAILAKTENGTEDIISTRSKIFQKLNVDIDELTLNQLIKLISEYPSLLRRPIIVDDKKMQIGFNEDEIRAFLPREYRRAEMRDAQFRAEMES; encoded by the coding sequence GTGATAGATTTATATATTTCCCCAAGTTGTACTAGTTGTCGTAAGGCAAAAGCGTGGCTAGCTGCACATAATGTTGAAAGCAGGGAGCACAATATCATGACTCAGCCCATGACGGCAGATGATTTGAAAGCAATACTTGCAAAAACGGAAAACGGAACTGAAGATATTATCTCAACTCGTTCTAAGATTTTCCAAAAGTTAAATGTTGATATTGATGAGCTTACCTTAAACCAATTAATCAAACTAATCAGTGAATATCCAAGTCTTTTAAGGCGTCCGATAATCGTTGATGATAAGAAGATGCAAATCGGATTCAATGAAGATGAGATAAGAGCCTTTCTCCCGCGTGAATACCGTCGTGCAGAGATGCGTGACGCCCAGTTTCGTGCGGAGATGGAAAGTTAA
- a CDS encoding QueT transporter family protein, which yields MEYNKSSLLSFTKMALVTAMYVAITVVLGPLGSGAIQFRLSELFNFLAFYNKRYIYSVTLGCIISNWMVSGPVDAVVGSLSTFIFVSLGVKFFMPYMKDRIFKGLLNKAFFYFSIFFSLSMFTIALELKVLFELPFFFTWLTVGLGEFLSLIIGSIIIDAISKRIDLSE from the coding sequence ATGGAATATAATAAAAGCAGTCTTTTGTCTTTTACAAAGATGGCACTTGTAACAGCAATGTACGTAGCAATTACGGTAGTTTTGGGTCCTCTTGGAAGTGGAGCCATTCAATTTAGGCTAAGTGAACTTTTTAATTTTCTAGCTTTTTATAATAAGAGATACATCTATTCAGTGACCTTAGGATGTATAATTTCTAACTGGATGGTATCAGGTCCAGTTGATGCAGTGGTTGGATCCCTATCAACCTTTATCTTTGTAAGCCTTGGTGTAAAATTCTTTATGCCGTATATGAAGGACAGAATCTTTAAGGGACTCTTAAATAAGGCCTTCTTCTATTTTTCAATTTTCTTCTCATTGAGCATGTTTACCATTGCCCTTGAGTTAAAAGTTCTCTTTGAACTTCCTTTCTTTTTCACATGGTTAACAGTAGGTTTGGGGGAATTCTTATCCCTTATCATTGGTTCTATAATCATTGATGCCATCTCAAAAAGAATTGATTTGAGTGAATAG
- a CDS encoding peptide MFS transporter produces MNSKKEFLGQPRGLQTLFFTEMWERFSYYGMKAILLYYMWYMIGNGELNFPKTTAASIMAIYSSLVYLTGVGGGFIADRLIGQRRAVFWGGVLIMLGHIALATPFGAPALFVSMALIIIGTGLLKPNVSSLVGELYTAEDPRRDSGFSIFVFGINLGSFIAPLVVGWAQAQWNYHVAFSIAAIGMFLGLVQFTLDGKKYLPADGLEPVNPLTADEKKSFYIKSVVATLALVIAFGLLAVLKVLTLTLFINLLTVFAVLAPVYYFVKMYRSEKTTSEEKSHVLAYIPLFIAAVIFWALEEQGSIVLATFAADRVNYPSWFQASYFQSLNPLFIMLYVPLFAVLWTKLGKKQPSSPVKFAIGLFFTAVSFLIMAVPGLMHGTSIKVGPWWLVASWALIIIGEMLISPIGLSVTTKLAPKAFTAQMMGMWFLSSAVGSALNAQVVQLYTADTEVMYFIILGAITLIFGVVVLAVSKKIEKLMGSVR; encoded by the coding sequence ATGAATTCTAAAAAAGAATTTTTAGGGCAGCCTCGCGGCTTGCAAACCCTATTTTTTACAGAAATGTGGGAGAGATTCTCCTACTATGGTATGAAAGCCATCCTTCTTTACTACATGTGGTATATGATTGGAAACGGCGAATTAAATTTCCCTAAGACAACTGCAGCATCAATCATGGCTATTTATTCAAGCCTAGTTTACCTTACTGGAGTTGGTGGTGGATTTATTGCCGACCGTCTTATTGGACAAAGAAGGGCTGTATTCTGGGGTGGAGTTTTAATCATGCTAGGTCACATTGCTCTAGCTACACCTTTTGGTGCACCAGCACTCTTTGTTTCAATGGCTCTTATTATCATCGGAACTGGACTCTTAAAACCAAATGTTTCAAGTCTAGTTGGTGAGCTTTATACAGCTGAGGATCCTCGTCGTGACTCAGGTTTCTCTATCTTTGTTTTTGGGATTAACCTTGGAAGCTTTATCGCTCCACTAGTTGTTGGTTGGGCTCAAGCTCAGTGGAACTACCATGTGGCCTTTTCAATCGCTGCAATCGGAATGTTCCTAGGTCTTGTCCAATTTACTCTTGATGGGAAAAAATACCTACCTGCTGATGGTTTAGAACCAGTTAATCCTTTAACAGCAGATGAGAAGAAAAGCTTTTATATTAAGTCGGTTGTAGCAACTTTAGCTCTTGTTATTGCCTTTGGTCTACTTGCAGTCCTTAAGGTTCTAACGTTAACTTTATTCATCAACCTACTTACAGTCTTTGCAGTACTTGCGCCAGTTTACTACTTCGTTAAAATGTACCGCTCTGAAAAGACAACAAGCGAAGAAAAATCTCACGTTTTAGCCTACATCCCACTTTTCATTGCAGCAGTAATCTTCTGGGCACTTGAAGAGCAAGGATCAATCGTTCTTGCAACCTTTGCGGCTGACCGTGTTAACTACCCATCTTGGTTCCAAGCATCATACTTCCAGAGTTTAAACCCTCTATTTATCATGCTTTATGTGCCACTATTTGCAGTTCTTTGGACTAAACTTGGTAAAAAACAACCTAGTTCGCCAGTTAAATTTGCTATCGGTCTATTCTTTACGGCTGTATCATTCTTAATCATGGCAGTACCTGGACTTATGCATGGAACAAGCATTAAGGTTGGGCCTTGGTGGTTAGTAGCTTCATGGGCTCTAATCATTATTGGTGAAATGCTTATCTCACCAATCGGTCTATCAGTAACAACAAAACTTGCGCCTAAGGCCTTTACAGCTCAAATGATGGGAATGTGGTTCCTATCAAGTGCAGTTGGATCAGCTCTTAATGCACAAGTCGTTCAACTTTACACAGCGGATACTGAGGTTATGTACTTCATCATCCTTGGAGCAATTACCCTAATCTTTGGTGTAGTAGTTCTTGCTGTTTCTAAGAAGATTGAAAAATTAATGGGAAGCGTTAGATAA
- a CDS encoding methionyl aminopeptidase translates to MITLKSQREVDMMDEAGSFLASVHIGLRDVIKPGIDMWDIEEYVRKRCKEANYLPLQIGVDGELMDYPYATCCSLNDEVAHAFPRHLTLKDGDLIKVDMVLGKAPESLNVAKLDFNNVKAMKKLTEGFSGYIADSCWAYAVGTPSDEVKNLMDVTRECLYRGIKEARVGNRMGDIGAAIQEYAESHGYGVVRDLVGHGVGPTFHEEPMVPHYGTRGKGIRLREGMVLTIEPMISTGTWEIDTDFKTGWMHKTLDGGLSCQYEHQFVITKDGPVIMTSQGEEGTY, encoded by the coding sequence ATGATTACTTTAAAGAGTCAAAGGGAAGTCGATATGATGGATGAGGCTGGAAGCTTTCTAGCCAGCGTTCACATTGGTCTACGTGATGTCATTAAACCAGGAATTGACATGTGGGATATTGAAGAATATGTAAGAAAGCGTTGTAAGGAAGCAAATTACCTGCCCCTTCAAATTGGAGTAGACGGTGAACTTATGGATTATCCATATGCCACTTGTTGCTCCCTTAATGATGAGGTAGCTCACGCCTTCCCTCGTCACTTAACCCTTAAAGATGGTGACTTAATCAAGGTTGACATGGTTCTCGGGAAAGCACCTGAATCTTTAAATGTCGCTAAACTTGATTTCAATAATGTTAAAGCCATGAAAAAACTTACTGAAGGTTTTTCAGGTTATATTGCTGACTCATGTTGGGCTTATGCTGTAGGAACTCCATCTGATGAGGTTAAAAATCTGATGGATGTTACCCGTGAGTGTCTTTACCGCGGTATTAAAGAAGCTCGTGTTGGCAACCGTATGGGAGACATCGGTGCTGCCATCCAGGAATATGCAGAATCACATGGTTACGGGGTTGTTCGTGACCTAGTTGGCCACGGGGTAGGACCTACCTTCCATGAAGAGCCAATGGTTCCCCACTACGGGACAAGGGGCAAGGGTATTCGCCTGCGTGAAGGAATGGTTCTCACAATTGAGCCTATGATCAGCACAGGTACCTGGGAAATTGATACAGACTTCAAGACTGGTTGGATGCATAAAACTCTTGACGGTGGTTTATCTTGCCAGTACGAGCATCAATTTGTCATTACAAAAGATGGACCTGTTATCATGACAAGTCAGGGTGAAGAAGGAACTTACTAG
- a CDS encoding RNA methyltransferase, translated as MDIIKSKDNKAVKAARKLLQKKHRKDSYLIEGFHLYEEAKKAHAQIEDVFVLENYYEDYPEASLVSEEVLKSITDSKSPQGLVAVVKKDDLSLDNLSDLKRVLVLDGVQDPGNVGTLIRTADAAGYDAVFLSKDCADLYSPKVLRSMQGSNFHLPIFSMELASIYSFLKGKGSKLLVTSLEKDSVSYKDLDFTGNFALVLGNEGQGVSSFSKEQADYIVHIDMPGQAESLNVAVAGGILIFASL; from the coding sequence ATGGATATTATAAAATCAAAGGATAACAAGGCAGTTAAGGCTGCAAGAAAATTATTACAAAAAAAGCATCGGAAGGATTCCTACCTAATTGAAGGTTTCCATCTCTATGAGGAAGCTAAAAAGGCCCATGCTCAGATTGAGGATGTTTTTGTCTTAGAAAACTACTATGAGGACTACCCAGAAGCAAGTCTTGTCTCAGAAGAGGTCTTAAAATCAATTACTGACAGTAAAAGTCCCCAGGGACTGGTTGCTGTTGTTAAAAAAGATGACCTCAGCTTGGATAATCTTTCTGACTTGAAAAGGGTTCTAGTTCTTGACGGGGTTCAAGATCCAGGCAATGTTGGTACCTTAATCAGAACAGCAGATGCCGCAGGGTATGATGCTGTCTTTCTATCAAAGGACTGCGCTGATTTGTACAGTCCTAAGGTCTTAAGAAGCATGCAGGGAAGTAATTTTCATTTACCTATTTTTTCAATGGAGCTTGCATCAATTTATAGCTTTTTGAAGGGTAAAGGAAGCAAACTTCTTGTGACCAGTTTGGAAAAGGATTCGGTTTCTTATAAGGATCTTGATTTTACTGGTAATTTTGCTCTAGTGCTTGGAAATGAGGGTCAGGGAGTTTCATCTTTTAGTAAGGAGCAGGCAGATTACATTGTTCACATTGACATGCCAGGTCAGGCAGAATCCTTAAATGTAGCTGTTGCTGGTGGGATTTTAATCTTTGCTTCCCTTTAA
- the tkt gene encoding transketolase — translation MKFDSTDQLAVDTLRTLSIDTIQKANSGHPGLPMGAAPMAYVLWNKFLNVNPKTGRKWSNRDRFVLSAGHGSALLYSLLHTAGYNLTIEDLKNFRQWQSKTPGHPEVDWTDGVEATTGPLGQGIANAVGMAMAEAHLAATYNKPGFDIVDHYTYALNGDGDLMEGVSQEAASLAGQLKLGKLVLLYDSNDISLDGPLDKSFSDDVKMRFESYGWQHILVKDGNDLEEIANALEAAKAESTKPTIIEVKTIIGFGAEKQGTSGVHGAPLGKDGNDFAKKAYGWDYPEFTVPDQAKARFEEGIEARGAKLESEWNELFAKYSEEYPDLAEQYAHAFDGLTPELEIKKYEEGTSAASRVTSQEVIQQLAAQMPDLWGGSADLSASNNTMMKADEDFEAGNYKGRNIWFGVREFAMTAAMNGIALHGGTRVYGGTFFVFSNYMLPAIRMAAIQDLPVTYVLTHDSIAVGEDGPTHEPVEQLASLRSMPNIDVIRPADGNEVIAAWRHAVNSKTRPTALVLTRQNLPVIPYTAELAEEGLNRGAYIIAKESGNLDGILIATGSEVALAIEAQKELEKAGKSIRVVSMPSQNIFDEQDASYREEILPAAVRKRIAIEAGSSFGWGKYVGFDGDTVTIDKWGASAPGTKVFEEYGFTVENIVNKFNNL, via the coding sequence ATGAAATTTGACAGTACAGATCAACTTGCAGTAGATACACTAAGAACCTTATCTATTGATACCATCCAAAAAGCTAATAGCGGTCACCCAGGCCTTCCAATGGGAGCTGCTCCTATGGCTTATGTCCTTTGGAATAAATTTTTAAATGTAAACCCTAAAACTGGTCGTAAGTGGTCAAATCGTGACCGTTTTGTCCTTTCGGCAGGTCATGGTTCAGCTCTTCTTTACAGCCTTTTACACACAGCTGGTTATAACTTAACAATTGAAGACCTTAAAAACTTCCGTCAGTGGCAATCTAAAACCCCAGGTCATCCAGAAGTGGACTGGACTGACGGTGTGGAAGCAACGACTGGTCCTCTAGGACAAGGAATTGCTAATGCTGTAGGTATGGCCATGGCTGAAGCTCACCTAGCTGCAACTTACAATAAACCAGGTTTTGATATTGTCGACCATTATACTTATGCCCTAAATGGAGATGGGGACTTGATGGAAGGTGTTTCTCAGGAGGCAGCAAGTCTTGCCGGTCAACTTAAATTAGGAAAATTAGTCCTATTATATGATTCAAATGATATTTCCCTTGATGGGCCACTTGATAAGTCATTTTCTGATGACGTCAAGATGCGCTTTGAATCTTATGGTTGGCAACATATTCTTGTAAAAGATGGAAATGACCTAGAAGAGATTGCAAATGCCCTTGAAGCTGCTAAGGCTGAAAGCACAAAACCTACAATCATTGAAGTTAAGACAATCATTGGTTTTGGAGCTGAAAAACAAGGAACATCAGGTGTCCACGGAGCTCCTCTTGGAAAAGACGGAAATGACTTTGCTAAAAAAGCTTATGGTTGGGATTACCCAGAATTCACAGTTCCAGATCAAGCTAAGGCTCGTTTTGAAGAAGGTATCGAAGCGCGCGGAGCAAAACTTGAGTCTGAATGGAATGAGCTTTTTGCAAAATACTCAGAAGAATACCCTGATTTAGCTGAACAATACGCTCATGCTTTTGACGGTCTAACTCCTGAACTTGAAATCAAAAAATATGAAGAGGGAACATCAGCTGCTAGCCGTGTGACCAGCCAAGAAGTCATCCAACAACTAGCTGCTCAAATGCCTGATCTTTGGGGTGGATCTGCTGACCTTTCAGCATCAAACAACACTATGATGAAGGCTGATGAAGACTTTGAGGCAGGAAACTATAAGGGACGTAACATCTGGTTTGGTGTTCGTGAGTTTGCTATGACTGCTGCCATGAACGGGATTGCCCTTCACGGAGGAACTCGTGTTTACGGTGGTACCTTCTTTGTCTTCTCAAACTACATGCTGCCTGCAATCCGTATGGCTGCTATCCAGGATTTACCTGTAACCTACGTTTTAACGCATGATTCAATCGCTGTAGGTGAAGACGGTCCAACCCATGAACCAGTTGAACAATTAGCAAGCCTTCGTTCAATGCCAAACATTGATGTCATTCGTCCAGCTGACGGTAATGAGGTAATTGCAGCTTGGAGACACGCTGTTAACAGTAAAACTCGTCCAACAGCGCTTGTTCTTACCCGTCAAAACCTACCTGTAATTCCTTATACAGCAGAACTTGCTGAAGAAGGTCTAAACCGCGGTGCTTACATTATCGCAAAAGAATCAGGAAATCTTGATGGAATTCTTATTGCTACAGGTAGTGAAGTGGCTCTTGCCATTGAAGCTCAAAAAGAACTTGAAAAAGCAGGAAAATCAATTCGTGTGGTATCAATGCCTTCACAAAATATCTTTGACGAACAAGATGCTTCTTACCGTGAAGAGATTCTTCCGGCAGCAGTTCGTAAACGTATTGCCATTGAAGCTGGATCAAGCTTTGGTTGGGGCAAATATGTTGGATTTGACGGTGATACTGTAACCATTGATAAATGGGGAGCAAGTGCTCCAGGTACAAAAGTATTTGAAGAATACGGCTTTACTGTTGAAAATATCGTTAATAAATTTAATAATCTATAA
- the yidC gene encoding membrane protein insertase YidC, protein MKKNIKRIMYSGFALTALLMLTGCVQTKNGEPTGNGWVYNLLVKPMSSVIEYFVNNWGWSYGLAIIGVTIIVRLLILPLGLNQAYKSSYQQEKMAYLKPILGPIQDRMKNAATPEAKMAAQQELMQVQKDNGINMFGGIGCLPLLIQMPFFSALFYAARYTPGIDGSTFFGMNLGQRSLPFVIIAGMLYFAQSWLSTFGMSEEQKAQMKSMLYISPLMIVFMSWTSPAGVTLYWVVGGAFGIIQQLITTFMIKPHLKKKIDAEFEANPPKVNTKDIKDVTQSAAQAKVEANIKRDLNSNKKGRNSGKQKKK, encoded by the coding sequence TTGAAAAAAAATATCAAAAGAATCATGTATTCAGGATTTGCCCTAACAGCGCTACTTATGCTTACAGGGTGTGTCCAAACTAAAAACGGTGAACCAACTGGTAATGGTTGGGTCTACAACCTGCTAGTAAAACCAATGTCATCAGTCATTGAATACTTTGTAAACAACTGGGGTTGGAGTTACGGACTTGCTATTATTGGAGTTACTATCATCGTCCGCCTTTTAATCCTTCCTCTTGGACTTAACCAGGCTTATAAATCAAGCTACCAACAGGAAAAAATGGCCTACCTAAAACCAATCCTTGGCCCTATCCAAGATAGGATGAAAAATGCTGCTACACCTGAAGCTAAAATGGCTGCCCAACAGGAGTTAATGCAGGTTCAAAAGGATAATGGTATCAACATGTTTGGTGGAATTGGATGTCTTCCGCTTCTAATCCAAATGCCTTTCTTCTCAGCCCTGTTCTATGCAGCTCGTTATACACCAGGAATTGACGGAAGTACCTTCTTTGGTATGAATCTTGGCCAAAGAAGCCTACCTTTTGTAATTATCGCAGGTATGCTCTACTTTGCTCAATCATGGCTTTCAACCTTTGGAATGTCTGAGGAACAAAAGGCACAGATGAAATCAATGCTTTACATTAGTCCTTTAATGATTGTTTTCATGTCTTGGACTTCTCCTGCTGGTGTTACTCTTTACTGGGTTGTCGGTGGAGCATTCGGAATCATCCAACAGTTGATTACAACCTTCATGATTAAACCTCACTTGAAGAAAAAAATTGACGCTGAGTTTGAAGCCAACCCTCCAAAGGTCAATACTAAAGACATTAAAGATGTTACCCAAAGCGCTGCTCAGGCCAAAGTTGAAGCTAATATCAAACGTGATCTTAACTCTAACAAAAAAGGGCGCAATTCAGGTAAACAAAAGAAAAAATAA
- a CDS encoding flavodoxin, whose amino-acid sequence MATAKIVYASMTGNTEEIADIVCEALENKGIEVEMDECTSVDAEDLLDFDINIVATYTYGDGELPDEIVDFYDDLKDLDLTGKIYGVVGSGDTFYDEFCKSVDDFDSAFASTGATKGAENVKVDLAAEEDDIQALEKFADELVAKVG is encoded by the coding sequence TTGGCAACAGCTAAGATTGTATATGCAAGTATGACAGGTAACACAGAGGAAATCGCTGATATCGTTTGTGAAGCCTTAGAAAATAAAGGTATTGAAGTTGAGATGGATGAATGTACATCTGTTGACGCTGAGGACTTATTAGATTTTGACATTAACATTGTCGCAACCTACACTTATGGTGATGGTGAGTTACCTGATGAAATCGTTGACTTTTACGATGACTTAAAAGACCTTGATTTAACAGGTAAAATTTACGGGGTAGTTGGATCAGGAGATACCTTCTACGATGAATTCTGTAAGTCTGTTGATGACTTTGATAGTGCTTTTGCTTCTACTGGAGCTACAAAAGGTGCTGAAAATGTTAAGGTTGATTTAGCTGCTGAAGAAGACGACATTCAAGCTCTTGAAAAATTTGCTGACGAGCTTGTCGCAAAAGTTGGTTAA
- a CDS encoding Bax inhibitor-1/YccA family protein: MNNQIVNERKFTLNDFYARIYALMGMGITVSAVVSFLTLTVFQANMVNILNNHFWILPVTWVLELVVVFALSSSTRRDSSLALPGFIFYSALNGFTLSFTLAYYQLGSVTQAFVVAAVMFFALAFYGSRTKQSLTGVGKAARAGLIGLILAGIVFIFTGGQVFNLLISFAGVLIFSGLIAYDNQTIKNVYNSMQGDVTDGQAISLALSLYLDFINLFIYLLRIFGNKD; this comes from the coding sequence ATGAATAACCAAATAGTTAATGAAAGAAAGTTTACTTTAAACGATTTTTATGCAAGAATTTACGCCCTAATGGGTATGGGTATTACAGTTAGTGCTGTTGTATCATTTTTAACCTTGACGGTCTTCCAGGCCAACATGGTCAATATCTTAAATAATCATTTCTGGATTCTTCCAGTTACTTGGGTCCTTGAACTTGTAGTTGTTTTTGCCCTAAGTTCTAGTACAAGACGTGATAGTAGTTTAGCCCTACCAGGCTTTATCTTCTATTCAGCCCTGAATGGTTTTACTTTAAGTTTTACTCTGGCTTACTATCAACTGGGTTCAGTTACTCAAGCTTTCGTGGTAGCTGCCGTTATGTTTTTTGCCTTAGCCTTCTATGGTAGTCGCACTAAACAAAGTCTAACTGGGGTTGGTAAGGCTGCGCGTGCCGGATTAATCGGTTTAATCCTTGCTGGTATCGTTTTTATCTTTACCGGTGGACAAGTTTTTAACCTTTTAATTAGCTTTGCAGGGGTTCTGATCTTCTCAGGTCTTATCGCCTATGACAATCAAACCATTAAAAATGTTTATAATAGCATGCAGGGAGATGTAACTGATGGACAAGCTATTAGCCTTGCTCTAAGTCTTTACTTGGACTTCATCAACCTCTTCATCTATCTTCTAAGAATCTTTGGGAACAAGGATTAG